From one Halothece sp. PCC 7418 genomic stretch:
- a CDS encoding mechanosensitive ion channel family protein, giving the protein MISTTPHYPFTLILQTVVETDSSSPQNPMLILNWLDQLHQLMISGEPIAINPIYLILGVLALVITTIVFVIPRILRFLVFRFLPLELQAAYQQIVAPYQRWITVSFFLSLGDIVLLLIPEEPTWLFISEFFLGGAIAINTCLLAFTLFNQFFSGYLLDLALRSRKNVNSELLAFIKFVANSLIVLIVIFIFAESHRLSITGLVASIGIGGIAVAFASQKVLEQVLWTILLYVDRPFVVDDYIYLQDGTFGRVEGIGWRSSKIRLSGKGTLVVIPNSMLTQMSIENLSGAQKIITLLNIFFERAIPEQEKALVRQIILDSTKDIYGIDHRLTEVSFGTPSIDNKNPRSRNNQNNDQLEPAQARVTFFILGAGSIALEIRTQLLDAARRNISKRLQEYGIRFQIDQKPINVDSPMNI; this is encoded by the coding sequence ATGATCAGTACAACTCCTCACTATCCTTTCACTCTAATTTTGCAAACCGTTGTCGAGACGGATTCGTCTTCGCCTCAAAATCCCATGTTGATACTCAATTGGTTGGATCAACTGCATCAACTGATGATTTCTGGAGAGCCGATCGCGATCAATCCCATTTACTTAATTTTGGGCGTTCTGGCACTTGTAATTACCACTATTGTTTTCGTCATTCCCAGGATTTTGCGTTTTCTGGTGTTTCGGTTTTTGCCGTTAGAATTGCAAGCAGCCTATCAACAAATTGTTGCTCCTTATCAACGGTGGATTACTGTTTCGTTTTTCCTCTCCCTTGGCGATATTGTTTTATTGTTAATTCCTGAAGAACCGACGTGGTTATTCATTAGCGAATTTTTTCTTGGGGGCGCGATCGCGATTAATACTTGTCTTTTAGCATTTACTCTCTTTAATCAGTTTTTTAGCGGTTATCTGCTCGACTTAGCCCTAAGAAGCCGAAAGAATGTCAACAGCGAACTGTTAGCCTTCATTAAATTTGTTGCTAATTCACTCATTGTTCTCATTGTCATCTTTATTTTTGCCGAGTCACATCGTCTCAGTATTACGGGCTTAGTAGCAAGTATCGGCATTGGCGGAATTGCTGTTGCCTTTGCTTCTCAAAAAGTCTTGGAACAGGTGTTGTGGACAATTTTGCTGTATGTAGATCGTCCGTTTGTAGTCGATGACTATATTTACCTGCAAGACGGCACCTTCGGCAGAGTCGAAGGGATTGGTTGGCGATCGAGCAAAATTCGTTTATCGGGAAAAGGAACTTTAGTCGTGATTCCTAATAGTATGCTGACGCAAATGTCCATTGAAAATTTATCAGGAGCACAGAAAATTATTACGCTACTGAATATCTTTTTTGAACGCGCCATTCCTGAACAAGAAAAAGCCCTAGTGCGTCAAATTATTCTGGATAGTACCAAGGATATTTACGGCATCGATCATCGCTTAACCGAAGTCAGCTTCGGCACTCCCAGCATCGACAATAAAAATCCTAGAAGTAGAAATAATCAAAATAATGATCAATTAGAACCTGCTCAAGCACGGGTCACTTTCTTTATTCTCGGGGCGGGTTCAATCGCGCTGGAAATTCGGACACAACTTTTAGATGCTGCCCGACGCAATATTAGTAAACGTCTTCAAGAATATGGGATTCGTTTCCAAATTGATCAGAAACCGATCAATGTCGATTCCCCCATGAATATCTAG
- a CDS encoding alpha/beta fold hydrolase, translating into MTMIGVVTECIAPQPVSSAETVRFSVLGPVTFSFSLEALKVYADTGEMTGDLKILARFADEQMMSNLRKGLRRPLSLDAVRAYQLTHSPLGRDLLEELGKVIRYTPHRNGFYGLRAAIVGAADQADADGWTILDVIEQFPTDRIEIDVQDLLQLKELLNVYLAYNQSSVAVIEKNAQAEALAWSDFDFSQLPDLSQPGEYEIREETITVINPALRQTDQGLSVNYEFPVDVYLPQGLTEPTPVIIVSHGFGAVKENFVYIAEHLASYGFAVFVPNHIGSDLSYRETYLSGQLNTLLSPVEFLNRPQEISFLIDQLEASVASGGKWSDLLNLEQIGVMGDSLGATTVLSLAGAEINYSRLVATCHQDNVILNFSLYLQCRGQHLPPGNFNLGDLRVKAALAAHPLSSAIFGPEGMSHTKIPLLMTAGSQDLVAPTVTEQIHPFVWLQSDPKYLALFNPGTHFITSEQSPEGIEVIPSFLIGEHQGVGREYFKVLNVAFFKAHLENRAEFLPYLSAGYSQVLSKDRPLNLAIIQSLSPDALERAYGKKTPIPVIPDRVEATVANREESIIDEIQRTGVLKVAMRRDVPLFGYIDRQNQWTGYCTDLAVALQNHLSTQLDTNLRIELAELPSTLDNRFSLVQNGTVHLECGPNTIRQDIQGITFSNPILTTGTRLLSQRDRADEINPSFTLENLQIGVLEKTTTAEFMATTYPQANLVYFKGIQGQTEAIEAVVEGEIDAFANDTLLTIAEVVQKDLSIQNYQLQPKLPLTCDFYGFILPNNDPQWVATINKFISEPSAKQIMEQWFQQTIPIEFNDLEYCLNR; encoded by the coding sequence ATGACAATGATCGGGGTTGTCACGGAATGTATAGCCCCTCAACCTGTCTCTAGCGCCGAGACAGTCCGTTTTTCAGTTTTAGGTCCAGTTACGTTTTCTTTTTCTCTTGAGGCCCTGAAAGTCTATGCGGACACTGGAGAGATGACTGGCGATCTCAAAATCTTAGCTCGCTTTGCGGATGAGCAGATGATGAGCAACTTACGAAAAGGATTGCGACGACCTCTCTCCCTGGATGCAGTAAGAGCTTATCAACTGACCCACTCTCCTCTCGGTCGAGACTTGTTAGAGGAACTGGGAAAAGTCATACGCTATACCCCCCATCGCAATGGGTTTTATGGACTCAGGGCTGCGATTGTCGGCGCTGCTGACCAGGCTGATGCAGATGGTTGGACGATCCTTGATGTGATCGAGCAGTTTCCCACTGATCGGATCGAAATTGATGTTCAAGATCTGCTTCAACTCAAAGAACTATTAAATGTTTACCTCGCCTATAATCAGTCCAGTGTTGCTGTCATTGAGAAGAACGCACAAGCCGAAGCACTAGCTTGGTCTGACTTTGACTTCAGCCAGTTGCCAGATTTAAGTCAACCTGGAGAGTATGAGATTCGAGAGGAAACGATTACAGTCATTAATCCTGCGCTACGTCAAACGGATCAGGGGTTATCTGTGAATTATGAATTTCCAGTGGATGTTTATCTGCCCCAGGGATTAACTGAACCAACGCCAGTCATTATTGTTTCTCATGGGTTTGGTGCAGTCAAAGAAAATTTTGTCTATATTGCCGAACATTTAGCCTCCTATGGGTTTGCGGTATTTGTTCCCAATCATATCGGGAGTGATCTCTCCTATCGGGAAACTTATCTCTCTGGTCAACTCAATACCCTCTTGAGTCCAGTAGAATTTCTCAATCGTCCCCAGGAAATCTCCTTTTTAATCGATCAACTAGAAGCCTCAGTCGCTTCAGGTGGAAAGTGGTCAGATTTGTTGAATTTAGAACAGATTGGCGTGATGGGCGATTCTCTGGGTGCAACCACCGTTTTGTCTCTAGCGGGCGCGGAAATCAATTATTCTCGCTTAGTGGCAACCTGTCATCAAGATAATGTCATTTTAAATTTTTCCCTTTACCTGCAATGTCGGGGCCAACATTTACCACCTGGAAATTTTAACCTGGGAGACTTACGAGTTAAGGCTGCTTTGGCAGCGCACCCCTTAAGCAGCGCGATTTTTGGACCAGAGGGTATGAGCCACACTAAGATTCCTTTATTGATGACAGCTGGGAGTCAGGATTTGGTCGCGCCGACGGTAACTGAGCAGATTCATCCCTTTGTTTGGCTACAGTCAGACCCGAAATATTTAGCCTTATTTAACCCTGGTACGCATTTTATTACCAGTGAACAGAGTCCAGAAGGCATTGAAGTGATTCCTTCCTTTTTAATTGGTGAGCACCAAGGGGTTGGACGAGAATATTTTAAAGTCTTGAATGTTGCCTTTTTTAAAGCTCATTTAGAAAATCGCGCTGAATTTCTGCCCTACTTAAGTGCCGGTTATAGCCAAGTCTTGAGCAAGGATCGCCCCCTCAACTTAGCTATTATTCAGTCTCTTTCCCCAGATGCTCTCGAAAGGGCTTACGGTAAAAAAACACCCATTCCAGTGATTCCTGATCGGGTTGAAGCCACTGTTGCCAACCGCGAAGAAAGTATTATCGATGAAATTCAGCGCACTGGAGTCCTGAAAGTTGCCATGCGCCGTGATGTTCCCTTGTTCGGTTATATTGACCGCCAAAACCAGTGGACGGGTTACTGCACTGACTTAGCTGTTGCCTTACAAAATCATCTCAGCACTCAACTGGATACTAATCTCCGAATCGAGTTGGCAGAACTGCCTTCAACCTTGGATAACCGCTTTTCTCTGGTTCAAAACGGCACGGTTCATCTCGAATGCGGTCCTAATACCATCCGTCAAGATATTCAAGGAATTACCTTCTCTAATCCGATTTTAACCACAGGCACTCGTTTATTGAGCCAGCGCGATCGCGCAGATGAAATTAATCCCAGTTTCACGCTGGAAAATCTGCAAATCGGCGTTCTAGAGAAAACAACAACAGCTGAATTTATGGCAACCACCTACCCACAAGCCAACTTAGTCTATTTCAAGGGAATACAAGGACAAACCGAGGCAATAGAGGCAGTTGTGGAAGGAGAGATTGATGCCTTTGCCAATGATACGCTTCTTACCATCGCAGAAGTTGTCCAAAAAGATTTATCGATTCAAAATTATCAATTACAACCGAAACTACCTCTAACCTGCGATTTTTACGGCTTCATTCTCCCGAATAATGACCCCCAGTGGGTTGCAACGATCAACAAATTTATTTCTGAACCATCAGCAAAGCAGATCATGGAACAGTGGTTTCAACAAACGATACCGATTGAATTTAATGACCTTGAGTATTGTCTAAATCGTTAA
- a CDS encoding translocation/assembly module TamB domain-containing protein, translating to MNHSPLQPDPESNPPLSKISRFWNWLKRPSTVIATGTVVVIIIGGSIISYSVIRRQLPSFLESQLTNFLDRPVDLGELKTFSFSEIEMGFSEIPATASDQDNLSVQGIKIEYDLGSLLTQWKLPIHLTIINPDIYLDQNEKGAWLELDLKPTETEPKLPELPFELEANATIEDAEIVLLPQALNSTVEINSQVEGVLNYPREGEKELSYDIEANFADAPIQIQGKTNLNNLVTQANIAIAQLSLVKLSSLVAPLSVRLSQGELNADLDLNIPSLEAYQDSQVQGNLEIKQVTGTLAISEEKTTSFNSNIGLNFQDQEVNFTQGDIKLGEIAVNLSGKANLKQGYDLDVSVSPFTIKDVLAVTPDIELPIKTAGEFQLALNILGAIDNPELKAVFTSTKPTEIDQIKLAETNVILNATLDQIILDRAEIIPETGGTIVATGKIQTDLKETLQGRKAINPATMPVNLDAIIDLPLDELASIYTTLPTETLLGSFNSKIQFQGTAKDPDFRANWQLIDTFITTVGEIVGEGEATFDGTQFLLENTGFQTELGDITIFGQGNLETQNWEAIINSDAVALDPIISELIGQGKLEESITALNIDIRTGGSLEATNLEDTAGKANVTVAVGGTAIDFQGNLEKGNLQTFFSGQRLNLVPLISPFFPQLNVALEVNRLQGELGGNITSLFQEDFDLVTALDALAGQVNTVVAIDKSLVNFNANLRKGGQLEANFFSDSAFAMTPFVPNLPTEAIFENGTASVSGTIAQLATLLKTQDVGGLTAQTNLNFSIADGAIALQGNLQNGIWEANLLVSEVETTPITRPYLVNLTPETTAFTFPPLNADVAISGEANPLLQNAPASVDLNRANVEWGKQSLQARGNLILAPLFTAPDIAEAQFEVETNLDFNTLPTAEILDLIPIERQYLPQSLEIAGESRFRGQIRGQQLLQAPTAPNSIIVEGDINLTNFQFNDLIFDPMMAGTVNFATGNDLEIALRGDNDAIIAAVSPCLETACVAPYRLDTLELRQQEAPNEPILVLATGQDNQIAASIENFPLSIFRIAPTQELGFPGTVGGIVNAQASLDLGTVTAKGEVEIAKPGVGTTEADELAIAFAYGNNEATLSQGRLLIGENRFNFEGNYNVTSREIGGNLTLVDGNIQDILAALNLPSVQDVARFAQTQDQGNAADLGAIALTPQDNSLSSSLALHRKTVKEVQATAASRRSQLPNQLNLRGQLELEANLNGTVDNPDLNLSISGEDWEARPRESVPTVNPTLGFIIEDAGILRINDLTIAANYQEGVGELEEASLTLGRGKITASGEFDPNRISGNAEIDDLPLDTILEFVPSPVDASGAIALNLAVSGTPQNPEVQGEFSFTNGSFQGQAIAENFIGEFSYSNSQFALQTTNPSDIDIQINGNIALPPQPNFENTFTANADIGESGFALLSAFSLGQIEWVKGKGKLVMAAETAYTDDPRAAIDNLDLTGQIILEDAVVLTTALDKNLTLNGEVVLSEDRLNIEQLQGNVDEAEIAVTGVFPFFTPLESGNPLTAQLDQGQMNLENLYEGRADANITLKGMALNPIIGGEVRLYDGQVFIPQRTATTLSPAYKRWFGDFAKLLGEPPVNVQLDNFRVILDDNFRLVSSPVYNFSMTGDFTLTGSPLDIPSLRASGAIALDRGDITLFNTDFFLSRLNENQVVFDASQPLLNPTLDVEMGTTISDPTGIGAETSPNEIRDDVIRVGQTDTVTVNFSVQGQAEELLTSLGAVTETDVCQRSPEGFFPEMATEELSTNNLEQEEQCLNQTVISNGNNSSQQILESQAVQLSSSPSLARGEIIELLAQQFVGLAEQLENSTGEELLQFGVTEFLVEPLVRDIIFSVNEQATKVAQPLIGVDQALIYPELEGIYQLQEDAILGVGYDYIFSEFKVRYEHFF from the coding sequence ATGAATCATTCTCCATTACAACCTGATCCTGAGTCGAATCCCCCACTCTCTAAAATCTCTCGTTTTTGGAACTGGCTGAAACGCCCTTCAACGGTAATTGCTACCGGAACAGTTGTTGTGATTATAATTGGCGGTTCAATAATTTCCTATTCTGTGATTCGTCGCCAATTACCTTCTTTTTTAGAATCTCAACTGACCAATTTTCTGGATCGTCCTGTTGATCTCGGGGAGTTAAAAACTTTCTCGTTTTCTGAAATTGAAATGGGATTTTCAGAAATTCCAGCCACAGCCTCTGATCAGGATAATCTTTCTGTTCAAGGGATTAAAATTGAATATGATCTGGGTTCATTGCTAACACAGTGGAAATTACCAATTCATTTGACAATTATTAATCCTGATATCTATCTGGATCAAAATGAAAAGGGGGCTTGGTTAGAGTTAGATTTAAAACCAACAGAAACAGAACCGAAGCTACCAGAATTACCGTTTGAGTTAGAAGCAAACGCCACGATTGAAGACGCAGAAATTGTCCTGCTTCCGCAAGCCTTAAACAGCACAGTAGAAATTAATTCTCAGGTGGAAGGAGTGTTAAATTATCCCCGAGAGGGGGAAAAAGAATTAAGCTATGATATTGAAGCAAACTTTGCAGATGCGCCGATTCAAATTCAAGGAAAAACTAATTTAAATAACTTGGTAACCCAAGCTAACATCGCGATCGCGCAACTATCTTTAGTGAAACTTAGCAGTTTAGTTGCACCGTTATCCGTTCGTTTAAGTCAAGGAGAATTAAATGCTGATCTCGATTTAAATATCCCCAGTTTAGAGGCGTATCAAGACAGTCAAGTTCAGGGGAATCTAGAAATTAAGCAAGTCACAGGAACCCTTGCGATCAGTGAAGAAAAAACCACCTCTTTTAACAGTAATATCGGATTGAATTTTCAAGATCAAGAAGTTAATTTTACCCAAGGCGATATCAAACTGGGAGAAATTGCGGTTAATTTATCAGGGAAAGCAAACTTAAAACAAGGATACGACTTAGATGTTTCGGTTTCTCCCTTTACGATTAAAGATGTTCTCGCTGTAACGCCAGATATCGAACTCCCGATTAAGACAGCAGGAGAATTTCAACTGGCTTTAAATATTTTAGGGGCAATTGATAACCCAGAATTAAAGGCAGTTTTTACTTCAACAAAACCGACAGAAATTGATCAAATTAAACTGGCTGAAACCAATGTTATCCTCAATGCCACTCTCGATCAGATTATACTCGATCGCGCTGAAATTATTCCAGAAACAGGGGGAACTATTGTCGCCACAGGAAAGATACAAACAGATTTAAAAGAAACATTACAGGGGAGAAAAGCCATTAACCCTGCTACAATGCCCGTTAACTTAGACGCAATAATTGATCTGCCCCTTGATGAATTAGCTTCAATTTATACCACACTTCCAACCGAGACTCTTCTTGGTTCATTTAATAGCAAGATTCAATTCCAAGGAACAGCAAAAGACCCTGATTTTCGTGCGAACTGGCAACTCATTGATACATTTATTACAACCGTTGGTGAAATTGTCGGAGAAGGAGAAGCCACCTTTGACGGGACACAATTCTTACTTGAGAATACAGGCTTCCAAACGGAATTAGGTGACATTACGATTTTCGGTCAAGGAAACTTAGAAACTCAAAATTGGGAAGCCATTATTAATAGTGATGCAGTTGCTCTTGATCCGATTATTTCGGAATTAATTGGGCAAGGAAAATTAGAAGAATCTATTACAGCCCTTAATATTGATATTAGGACTGGGGGAAGTTTAGAGGCTACCAATCTAGAAGATACCGCAGGAAAAGCGAATGTCACAGTTGCGGTAGGGGGAACAGCCATTGATTTTCAAGGAAATTTAGAAAAAGGAAATTTACAAACCTTTTTTAGTGGACAACGCTTGAATCTAGTCCCGTTGATTTCTCCATTTTTCCCGCAATTGAATGTTGCTTTAGAAGTGAATCGCTTACAAGGAGAATTAGGCGGAAATATTACATCTCTATTTCAAGAAGACTTTGATTTAGTCACCGCTTTAGACGCATTAGCAGGACAGGTAAATACCGTTGTTGCTATTGATAAATCTTTAGTAAACTTCAATGCTAATTTAAGAAAAGGCGGTCAACTAGAAGCTAATTTCTTCTCCGATTCTGCCTTTGCAATGACACCATTTGTCCCCAATTTACCCACAGAAGCAATCTTTGAAAATGGAACTGCTAGTGTCTCAGGGACGATCGCGCAACTCGCCACCCTTCTCAAGACTCAAGATGTGGGAGGACTGACCGCCCAAACTAACTTAAATTTCAGCATAGCAGACGGCGCGATCGCGCTTCAGGGCAACTTACAAAATGGCATCTGGGAGGCGAATCTCTTGGTTTCCGAGGTTGAGACTACTCCCATCACCCGCCCTTACCTCGTCAACCTAACACCCGAAACAACTGCCTTTACCTTTCCCCCACTCAACGCGGATGTTGCCATTTCTGGAGAAGCCAACCCCTTACTGCAAAATGCTCCCGCCTCAGTTGATCTAAATCGTGCGAATGTCGAATGGGGAAAACAATCGTTGCAAGCCCGAGGTAACCTCATATTAGCCCCCCTGTTCACCGCCCCCGATATTGCCGAAGCCCAATTTGAGGTGGAAACTAACCTTGATTTTAATACCCTTCCCACCGCCGAAATTCTAGATTTAATTCCTATTGAACGCCAGTATTTGCCCCAATCCTTAGAAATCGCTGGAGAAAGCCGTTTTCGCGGTCAAATTCGCGGACAGCAGTTATTACAAGCCCCAACCGCCCCCAATAGCATTATTGTGGAGGGAGATATCAACCTGACTAACTTCCAATTCAACGATTTGATTTTCGATCCCATGATGGCGGGAACGGTGAATTTCGCCACCGGTAACGATCTCGAAATTGCCTTAAGGGGAGACAATGATGCGATCATCGCTGCGGTGAGTCCTTGTTTAGAAACCGCTTGTGTTGCCCCTTACCGCTTAGATACCTTAGAATTACGACAACAGGAAGCCCCCAACGAACCAATTTTAGTCCTCGCCACTGGTCAAGACAATCAGATTGCAGCCAGCATTGAAAACTTTCCCCTCTCGATTTTTAGAATTGCCCCTACTCAAGAATTGGGCTTTCCGGGAACCGTCGGTGGTATCGTGAACGCCCAAGCCAGCCTTGATCTAGGAACTGTAACCGCGAAGGGAGAAGTTGAGATTGCAAAACCTGGGGTCGGAACAACTGAAGCCGATGAACTCGCGATCGCGTTTGCTTATGGAAACAACGAAGCCACTCTCTCGCAAGGACGTTTACTCATCGGAGAAAACCGCTTTAATTTTGAAGGGAACTATAACGTAACCTCTAGAGAAATTGGCGGGAACTTAACCTTAGTCGATGGCAATATTCAAGACATTCTCGCAGCCCTCAACTTGCCCAGTGTGCAAGACGTTGCTCGCTTTGCCCAAACCCAAGATCAAGGCAATGCAGCAGATTTAGGCGCGATCGCGCTGACCCCCCAAGACAATTCTCTTAGTTCCAGTTTAGCCCTGCATCGCAAGACCGTAAAGGAAGTCCAGGCGACTGCTGCATCCCGTCGATCTCAACTCCCCAATCAGCTAAATTTGAGAGGACAATTAGAGTTAGAAGCCAACTTAAACGGGACAGTTGATAACCCAGATCTTAATCTCAGCATCAGCGGAGAAGATTGGGAAGCCCGCCCTCGTGAAAGTGTTCCCACTGTCAACCCCACTCTCGGTTTTATTATTGAAGACGCTGGCATTTTACGGATCAATGATCTAACCATCGCAGCCAATTATCAAGAGGGTGTCGGTGAATTGGAAGAAGCCAGTTTAACGCTGGGTCGAGGAAAAATTACTGCCTCTGGAGAGTTTGACCCCAACCGCATTTCTGGAAACGCGGAAATTGATGATTTACCTTTGGATACGATTCTGGAATTTGTTCCCAGTCCCGTTGATGCTTCTGGCGCGATCGCGCTTAATCTTGCCGTATCAGGAACCCCACAAAACCCAGAAGTGCAAGGAGAATTTTCTTTTACGAACGGATCATTTCAAGGTCAAGCCATTGCAGAAAACTTTATCGGCGAATTTAGTTACAGCAATTCTCAGTTCGCCTTACAAACCACAAATCCCAGTGATATTGACATTCAAATTAATGGCAACATTGCCCTCCCCCCACAGCCCAACTTTGAAAATACCTTCACCGCCAATGCTGATATTGGAGAAAGCGGGTTCGCCTTGCTGAGTGCCTTCAGTTTAGGACAAATCGAATGGGTAAAAGGGAAAGGGAAGCTGGTAATGGCTGCGGAAACGGCTTACACCGATGATCCCCGTGCTGCCATTGATAACTTAGATCTCACAGGGCAAATCATCCTTGAAGACGCGGTTGTTCTCACCACTGCCCTCGACAAAAATTTAACCCTCAACGGTGAAGTGGTACTCAGCGAAGATCGCTTAAACATTGAACAATTACAAGGAAACGTCGATGAAGCGGAAATTGCAGTGACAGGGGTTTTTCCCTTCTTTACCCCCTTAGAGTCTGGCAATCCCTTAACCGCCCAACTGGATCAGGGTCAAATGAATCTGGAAAATCTCTATGAGGGTCGCGCTGATGCTAATATCACCCTGAAAGGGATGGCTCTAAATCCGATTATTGGCGGAGAAGTGCGTCTTTATGACGGACAAGTTTTTATCCCTCAGCGCACGGCAACAACCCTCTCCCCTGCTTATAAACGGTGGTTTGGTGACTTCGCAAAACTTTTAGGAGAACCCCCTGTCAACGTTCAACTGGATAACTTCCGGGTGATATTAGACGATAACTTTCGCTTGGTCAGTTCCCCAGTTTATAACTTCTCCATGACAGGAGATTTTACCCTCACGGGATCGCCTTTAGATATTCCTAGTTTACGGGCTTCTGGCGCGATCGCGCTCGATCGTGGAGACATTACCCTCTTTAATACCGACTTCTTCTTATCTCGTCTCAATGAAAATCAAGTGGTATTTGATGCCTCGCAACCGCTTCTCAATCCTACTTTAGACGTGGAAATGGGAACCACAATCTCTGATCCCACAGGAATTGGTGCAGAAACCTCACCCAACGAAATTCGCGATGATGTCATCCGAGTTGGACAAACCGATACGGTTACAGTGAATTTTTCAGTGCAAGGGCAAGCAGAGGAATTACTCACTTCTCTAGGCGCAGTGACAGAAACGGATGTTTGTCAACGCAGCCCCGAAGGCTTTTTTCCAGAAATGGCAACGGAGGAACTATCAACTAATAATTTAGAGCAAGAAGAACAGTGTCTGAATCAAACCGTTATTAGCAATGGCAACAATTCCAGCCAACAGATTTTAGAATCTCAAGCCGTGCAACTTTCTAGCAGCCCTTCTCTGGCGCGAGGAGAAATTATCGAACTTTTAGCCCAACAATTTGTTGGTCTAGCCGAACAACTCGAAAATAGCACGGGTGAGGAACTGTTGCAGTTTGGGGTGACCGAATTTTTGGTTGAACCTTTGGTGAGAGATATCATTTTCTCAGTCAATGAACAGGCGACGAAAGTGGCTCAACCGCTTATTGGTGTTGATCAGGCTTTAATTTATCCCGAATTAGAAGGTATTTATCAACTACAAGAAGACGCTATTTTAGGGGTGGGTTACGACTATATTTTTAGCGAATTTAAGGTGCGTTATGAACACTTCTTCTAG
- a CDS encoding transporter, with protein MNSPESPLEKNVEIPMNTIQTAQADEKEAASNNYEDLAKQSQNPVASLISVPFQNNTNFGVGDFDRTSNILNIQPVIPTPINDNWNLVNRTIIPIAYQPKLTSGSDNAFGFGDINYQGFFTPRTTGDFTWGVGPSLIIPTATDTVLGLGKWSLGASAVGLVTKDRIVAGGLISQVWSFAGDDDRSEVSLLTLQPFFNYNFEGGWYAVSAPILTANWNAEGEQWVIPIGGGFGRVFNIGKQPVNTSLQGYWNIVHPDNAADWTVRAQLTLLFPK; from the coding sequence ATGAATTCTCCTGAATCTCCTCTTGAGAAGAATGTAGAAATTCCGATGAATACGATTCAAACAGCACAAGCTGATGAAAAAGAAGCAGCTTCCAATAATTATGAGGATCTGGCAAAGCAATCTCAAAATCCAGTTGCAAGTCTGATTTCAGTCCCCTTTCAAAATAATACAAATTTTGGGGTGGGTGACTTTGATCGAACCAGTAATATCTTGAATATTCAGCCAGTTATTCCAACACCTATTAATGATAATTGGAACTTAGTGAATCGGACAATTATCCCGATCGCGTATCAACCCAAACTAACATCAGGAAGTGATAATGCCTTTGGCTTCGGTGATATCAATTATCAAGGATTTTTTACCCCAAGAACAACAGGAGATTTTACTTGGGGGGTAGGACCTTCTTTGATCATTCCCACTGCCACAGATACAGTGCTCGGGTTAGGGAAATGGTCACTGGGAGCATCAGCCGTCGGCTTGGTCACTAAAGATCGCATTGTTGCAGGAGGTCTGATCAGCCAAGTTTGGTCATTCGCAGGTGATGATGATCGCTCTGAGGTTAGTCTTTTAACGCTGCAACCTTTCTTTAACTATAACTTTGAGGGGGGATGGTATGCTGTATCGGCTCCTATTCTCACAGCGAACTGGAATGCAGAAGGGGAACAGTGGGTGATTCCGATTGGAGGGGGCTTTGGTCGCGTTTTTAACATTGGCAAGCAACCAGTCAATACTTCTCTGCAAGGCTATTGGAATATTGTCCATCCTGACAATGCAGCAGATTGGACAGTGCGCGCACAATTAACTTTGTTATTTCCCAAGTAA